Proteins found in one Vallitalea guaymasensis genomic segment:
- the nagZ gene encoding beta-N-acetylhexosaminidase yields MNLTLREKIGQRLVVGFSGTKINDEIVELIEDYKVSNIILFKNNIESGPQLKKMCEDLQSLIRKNTGRGGFIAIDQEGGMVTRLQDDNVNIPGAMAIAATNNVDYAYQAGKITGKQLMKLGVNFNLAPVGDINSNMDNPVIGVRSYGDNPEKVAEYASAMTKGLLDGGVMASAKHFPGHGDTNVDSHLGLPQINKSLEEIEKCELIPFKQMIKEGIPAIMTAHILFPKIETDNLPATMSRKIIRGLLKDKIEFKGLVISDCMEMKAIQKNYGTVEGIKQAMNAGVDLICISHTARFAREASDALVDAFQQGELSIEEMDESLDKIFSWKEKFVDKVEEITFDEDDGKEYVYKMLKETITPVQMPTKNLPELGDKPLFIGSLPFRATNVSNKNDYTLSFSDFMVERFGGQGVIMSPDPDEEEIDDILKEAKSYSSIIIGTYNGHLYKGQLELIKKAAVNNTNIIVTALRNPYDLRSLPDNVYGIAAYEYTLNSLRALGELFEETYELHGVLPVKM; encoded by the coding sequence ATGAATTTAACACTACGTGAAAAGATTGGACAACGTCTAGTTGTTGGCTTTTCAGGTACAAAAATAAATGATGAGATTGTTGAATTGATTGAAGATTACAAAGTTTCTAATATTATACTGTTCAAAAATAACATAGAAAGTGGTCCTCAGTTAAAGAAAATGTGTGAAGATTTGCAGAGCCTAATCAGAAAGAATACTGGAAGAGGTGGATTCATTGCAATAGACCAAGAAGGCGGAATGGTAACAAGGTTACAAGATGATAATGTCAATATTCCAGGAGCAATGGCAATAGCGGCTACAAACAATGTGGATTATGCATATCAAGCAGGTAAGATTACAGGAAAACAATTAATGAAGCTAGGTGTCAATTTTAACCTAGCTCCTGTAGGTGATATTAATTCCAACATGGATAATCCTGTAATAGGTGTCAGAAGCTATGGTGATAATCCTGAGAAAGTGGCAGAGTATGCATCAGCTATGACAAAAGGTCTGTTGGATGGTGGAGTAATGGCATCAGCTAAACACTTCCCAGGACATGGTGATACCAACGTTGATTCACATCTTGGATTACCACAGATTAATAAGTCATTGGAAGAGATTGAAAAGTGTGAGTTGATACCTTTCAAACAAATGATAAAAGAAGGTATTCCAGCTATTATGACAGCTCATATTTTATTCCCTAAGATTGAGACTGATAATCTACCAGCCACCATGTCCAGGAAAATCATTAGAGGATTGTTAAAGGATAAAATAGAATTCAAAGGATTAGTTATCAGTGATTGTATGGAAATGAAAGCAATCCAAAAGAACTATGGTACTGTAGAAGGTATCAAGCAGGCTATGAATGCAGGTGTTGACTTGATTTGTATTTCACATACAGCTAGATTTGCACGAGAAGCATCAGATGCTCTTGTTGATGCTTTCCAACAAGGAGAGCTTTCTATAGAAGAAATGGACGAATCACTTGATAAGATATTCTCATGGAAAGAAAAGTTTGTTGATAAGGTGGAAGAAATTACATTTGATGAAGACGATGGAAAAGAATATGTTTATAAAATGTTAAAAGAGACTATAACTCCAGTACAAATGCCAACTAAGAACCTGCCAGAACTTGGAGACAAACCTCTATTTATTGGAAGTCTACCTTTTAGAGCAACTAATGTATCCAACAAAAACGATTACACTCTAAGTTTTTCTGATTTCATGGTAGAACGATTTGGCGGACAGGGGGTTATCATGTCACCTGATCCTGATGAGGAAGAGATTGATGATATATTAAAAGAAGCAAAATCATACAGTTCTATTATAATAGGTACTTACAATGGTCACCTATATAAAGGACAACTTGAATTAATAAAAAAAGCAGCTGTCAATAATACCAATATCATAGTTACAGCATTAAGGAATCCTTATGACCTAAGAAGTCTTCCTGATAATGTTTATGGTATTGCTGCTTATGAATATACACTTAACAGCTTAAGAGCATTAGGTGAATTATTTGAAGAAACTTATGAGTTACATGGTGTTCTACCAGTAAAAATGTAA
- the pepT gene encoding peptidase T translates to MNVCEKFLNYVKVETTSNEESETCPSTAVQLDLAKILVEELNILGLEDISLDDNGYIMATLKANTDKDIPSIGFISHMDTSPDISGKDVKPRIIENYDGEDIVLNETLKVVLSTKEYPSLLNYKGKDLIVTDGTTLLGADDKAGVAEIMSAMEYLINHPEIKHGTIKVAFTPDEEIGRGTDKFDAEKFGTDFAYTVDGGEIGELEYENFNAANAWLTINGNNIHPGSAKNKMLSAMEIAFEFDGMLPPNERPQFTEGYEGFYHLVRMGGNVEQVKMVYILRDHDKELYYNKKDYFTNVVNYLNLKYGDNTVECDLRDMYFNMKEKVEPVMHIVETATEAMKAVGVEPIIVPIRGGTDGSRLSYMGIPCPNLFTGGHNFHGKYEYICIQSMHKAVETIVKIIELYAQK, encoded by the coding sequence ATGAACGTATGTGAAAAATTTTTAAATTATGTAAAGGTAGAAACTACTTCAAACGAAGAATCTGAGACTTGCCCAAGTACTGCTGTCCAACTTGATCTTGCTAAAATACTAGTTGAAGAATTAAACATTCTAGGACTTGAAGATATATCACTTGATGACAATGGTTACATCATGGCTACACTAAAAGCAAACACTGACAAAGATATTCCATCCATCGGATTCATTTCCCATATGGATACATCACCAGATATTAGCGGTAAAGATGTTAAACCACGTATTATCGAGAACTATGATGGTGAAGATATAGTGCTTAACGAAACTCTTAAAGTAGTTTTATCAACAAAAGAGTATCCATCTCTTCTTAATTATAAAGGAAAAGATCTAATCGTTACAGATGGTACAACTCTTCTAGGTGCTGATGATAAAGCAGGTGTTGCAGAAATAATGTCAGCAATGGAATACCTAATAAATCATCCAGAAATTAAACATGGTACTATAAAAGTAGCATTCACTCCTGATGAAGAAATAGGAAGAGGTACTGATAAATTTGATGCAGAAAAATTCGGTACTGATTTTGCTTATACTGTTGATGGTGGAGAAATAGGAGAGCTTGAATACGAGAACTTCAATGCAGCTAATGCTTGGTTAACAATCAACGGTAACAATATTCACCCAGGTTCAGCTAAAAACAAAATGCTTAGCGCTATGGAAATAGCCTTTGAATTTGATGGAATGTTACCTCCTAATGAAAGACCACAATTTACTGAGGGTTATGAAGGATTCTATCATCTTGTAAGAATGGGTGGTAATGTTGAACAAGTTAAAATGGTATACATCCTAAGAGATCATGACAAAGAGTTATATTATAATAAAAAAGATTACTTCACTAATGTAGTCAACTATCTTAACCTAAAATACGGAGACAACACTGTTGAATGCGATTTGAGAGATATGTATTTCAACATGAAAGAAAAAGTAGAACCAGTAATGCACATTGTGGAAACAGCTACAGAAGCTATGAAAGCTGTTGGTGTTGAACCAATCATCGTGCCTATCCGTGGCGGTACTGACGGTTCAAGATTATCATATATGGGAATTCCTTGCCCTAACCTATTTACAGGCGGACATAATTTCCATGGTAAATACGAATACATTTGTATACAATCAATGCATAAAGCAGTAGAAACCATAGTAAAAATCATAGAATTATACGCACAAAAATAA
- a CDS encoding GNAT family N-acetyltransferase, which produces MADMLVNLLHIEDYHNELERLEKEDIKIFRALAPDKYRIVEWVKEHSSINAAGECDVCFSNNPISCFIAAKGSEIIGYACYNATAPDFFGPTRVSEEYRGKGIGKALLLRSLNALKDEGYIYAIIGGIGPANFYEKCVNAVLIDSSKEYSVYEHFLAGIEKQNK; this is translated from the coding sequence ATGGCAGATATGTTAGTTAATCTATTACATATTGAAGATTATCATAATGAATTGGAGCGTCTTGAGAAGGAGGATATCAAAATCTTTCGAGCCTTGGCTCCTGATAAATACCGTATTGTAGAATGGGTAAAAGAGCATTCCAGTATTAATGCAGCAGGGGAATGCGATGTATGTTTTTCTAACAATCCAATATCATGTTTTATTGCCGCAAAAGGTAGTGAAATAATCGGATATGCTTGTTATAACGCTACAGCACCTGATTTTTTTGGACCTACTAGAGTATCAGAGGAATATCGTGGTAAAGGTATAGGAAAAGCATTATTATTACGCTCTCTTAATGCTCTAAAAGACGAAGGCTATATATATGCAATAATCGGAGGAATCGGACCAGCCAACTTCTACGAGAAATGTGTAAATGCAGTTCTTATAGATAGTTCAAAAGAATACAGTGTCTACGAACATTTCCTAGCAGGAATCGAAAAACAAAACAAATAA
- a CDS encoding transglycosylase domain-containing protein: MKNFLKKSLAIFGILFLMVLTYSQFYNPSNENYTLDHSLKTQISSRTSNYVELDKLPKNLINATIAMEDKRFYRHGGFDILAIMRAAIMDIKEGRFAQGGSTITQQLAKNLFLSRQKSLTRKFHEIIIASKLERMFTKEDILEMYLNIIYYGAGAHGVNDASNVFFSKNVSNLTLEECAMLAGLPQAPSRYNPVEHMETAKKRQKIVMSVMLKNGYIR; encoded by the coding sequence ATGAAGAATTTCTTAAAAAAATCATTAGCGATATTTGGGATATTATTCCTGATGGTATTAACATATAGTCAATTCTATAATCCAAGCAACGAGAATTATACTTTGGATCATAGTTTGAAAACTCAAATTTCAAGTAGGACATCCAATTATGTGGAACTTGATAAATTACCTAAAAATCTAATCAATGCAACTATTGCAATGGAAGATAAAAGATTCTATCGACATGGTGGTTTTGATATTCTAGCAATAATGAGAGCGGCAATAATGGATATAAAAGAAGGTAGATTCGCACAAGGCGGCAGTACAATAACACAACAGCTTGCCAAGAATCTTTTTCTCAGCAGGCAGAAATCACTGACAAGGAAGTTTCATGAAATCATTATTGCATCGAAACTAGAGCGGATGTTTACAAAAGAAGATATATTGGAAATGTACCTGAATATCATCTACTACGGTGCAGGTGCTCATGGAGTGAATGATGCATCTAATGTATTTTTCTCAAAAAATGTGAGTAATCTTACTCTTGAGGAATGTGCAATGTTGGCTGGTTTACCCCAAGCCCCTAGTAGATATAACCCTGTAGAACATATGGAAACAGCTAAGAAAAGACAAAAAATAGTTATGAGTGTTATGTTGAAGAATGGATATATTAGATAA